One genomic window of Luteitalea pratensis includes the following:
- a CDS encoding DUF3891 family protein, with amino-acid sequence MIVRPDGDSWLLIRQPDHAAMAADLLSHWQSDGLPDRNTRPVLLEATREHDCGWAAEDDAPSVDPEDGSPWDFIHLPVARRQAVWVRALRLLADRPHVAALVAHHAVTAYARYDDDPAWRAFFTTMGEERDSRVAALGTRATGVSFDSFLKDYASLRAADLISLALCHGWQDRFELDHYKGVPDGANLTLTPDPFAGATVSWRVPARRIPRRPYASDDDLRGAFAAAAIESLAGQVQGRPEPLPS; translated from the coding sequence GTGATTGTGCGTCCCGACGGCGACAGCTGGCTCCTGATCCGCCAGCCTGACCACGCGGCCATGGCCGCGGACCTGTTGTCGCACTGGCAATCCGATGGGCTGCCGGACCGGAACACGCGGCCCGTGCTCCTCGAAGCCACACGCGAACACGACTGCGGCTGGGCCGCCGAAGACGACGCCCCGAGCGTCGATCCGGAGGACGGTTCCCCCTGGGACTTCATCCATCTCCCCGTGGCACGACGCCAGGCCGTGTGGGTGCGGGCATTGCGGTTGCTGGCCGATCGCCCGCATGTCGCCGCGCTCGTCGCGCATCACGCGGTGACGGCGTACGCGCGCTATGACGACGATCCCGCCTGGCGTGCGTTCTTCACCACGATGGGTGAGGAACGCGACAGCCGTGTCGCCGCACTCGGCACTCGCGCAACCGGTGTCTCGTTCGACAGTTTCCTGAAGGATTACGCGTCCCTGCGTGCCGCTGACCTGATTTCGCTGGCACTCTGTCATGGGTGGCAGGATCGCTTCGAACTCGATCACTACAAGGGCGTGCCGGACGGCGCGAACCTGACCCTGACGCCGGACCCGTTCGCGGGCGCCACGGTCTCGTGGCGGGTGCCCGCACGCCGGATTCCCAGGCGGCCGTACGCGTCGGATGACGACCTGCGTGGGGCCTTCGCCGCGGCTGCGATCGAATCGCTCGCGGGACAGGTGCAGGGCCGCCCGGAGCCGCTCCCCTCATGA
- a CDS encoding IPT/TIG domain-containing protein produces the protein MIATASSINAQPTLKTWYFAEGSTAPILPFEEEILIGNPTGTDAVVNLRFFPQDGSAPIPGQLTVKAYSRGGVNARQFTGANFGFAVELTASADVVVERSMYWGGGLFNFGPLYNPGTVSDMRAGHSSNGVNATQTTWSFAEGSAGFFQTYVLISNPGTLAANVRVNYLTSAGELVTVNDVVPSGQRRTYFANDALAQQLGPRSQFDFAIEVTSDVGVVAERAMYWNNFQGGHVTAGVTPQPAWLFAEGAQYAGALDTYVLLFNPNTEPIDVEVNFYGPGGLLQPVLVHMQPRTRAQVFAGDPAYPALQNTGFSISVVSVGSKPFVAERAVYKAGATLGDGTVATGASEAARKWGFADGQEGGFLQYQSPADADRRLFTTYYLVLNNTDTDATVRGVFYLEDDNSNVGTEVTITVPARSRGQFAPQTIPALHNRKFAAFFESDVPVVMERAMYWGNGMRGAHATGGTILPDTLPTLASPTAPPPPSLTGISPTRGNPSGGTLVTITGANLGLTADTTVSFGITGTPRQNVIVNNANSISVVTPPSGRGLASVIITTKGVPLELVGAFEFADPFAAGPAVSYGDLYGVIVSLAAARPFDLANSCREHGGNNRFMFEVVAELRRRFNTNRWGLNWKRGNVGDLSQDIVTYYSGPEGSAMPNSTQVRLYDIIGGHCGNASPFWVDQTAATRAAGAIGRWTVAPMCSDARYRDAKLNNGEWMFPECR, from the coding sequence ATGATAGCTACAGCAAGTTCCATCAATGCCCAGCCCACGCTCAAGACGTGGTACTTCGCCGAAGGATCAACGGCCCCGATTCTGCCGTTCGAAGAAGAGATCCTGATCGGCAATCCGACCGGCACCGATGCGGTCGTCAACCTGCGTTTCTTCCCCCAGGATGGCAGTGCGCCCATCCCGGGACAGCTGACCGTCAAGGCGTATAGCCGCGGCGGCGTCAATGCCCGCCAGTTCACCGGTGCGAACTTCGGGTTCGCCGTCGAACTCACGGCCTCGGCCGACGTCGTGGTCGAGCGTTCCATGTACTGGGGCGGTGGGCTCTTCAATTTCGGCCCGCTCTACAACCCCGGCACGGTCAGCGACATGCGCGCCGGCCACAGCAGCAACGGCGTCAACGCGACCCAGACGACCTGGTCGTTCGCGGAAGGATCGGCCGGGTTCTTCCAGACCTACGTGCTCATCAGCAATCCAGGGACGCTGGCCGCCAACGTGCGGGTCAACTACCTGACGAGCGCGGGCGAGCTGGTCACGGTCAACGACGTCGTGCCGTCGGGCCAGCGCCGGACGTACTTCGCCAACGACGCGCTGGCGCAGCAGCTGGGCCCGCGGTCGCAGTTCGATTTCGCCATCGAGGTGACGTCGGATGTGGGCGTGGTCGCAGAGCGGGCCATGTACTGGAACAACTTCCAGGGCGGACACGTGACCGCCGGTGTCACGCCACAACCGGCGTGGCTCTTTGCCGAAGGCGCGCAGTATGCGGGCGCACTCGACACCTACGTGCTGTTGTTCAACCCCAATACCGAGCCCATCGACGTCGAGGTCAACTTCTATGGTCCGGGCGGGCTCCTTCAGCCGGTGCTGGTCCACATGCAGCCGCGCACGCGTGCGCAGGTGTTCGCGGGCGACCCGGCCTACCCGGCGCTCCAGAACACCGGCTTCTCGATTTCCGTGGTCAGCGTTGGCAGCAAGCCCTTCGTCGCCGAACGGGCGGTCTACAAGGCTGGCGCGACGCTGGGTGACGGCACGGTGGCCACCGGCGCATCCGAGGCTGCACGCAAGTGGGGGTTCGCGGATGGCCAGGAGGGCGGCTTCCTCCAGTATCAGAGCCCGGCCGACGCCGATCGACGCCTCTTCACGACGTACTACCTGGTCCTGAACAACACCGACACCGACGCGACGGTGCGTGGCGTGTTCTACCTCGAAGACGACAACTCGAACGTCGGCACGGAGGTCACAATCACCGTTCCGGCACGGTCGCGAGGCCAGTTTGCCCCGCAGACGATCCCGGCGCTGCACAATCGCAAGTTCGCAGCGTTCTTCGAGTCGGACGTGCCCGTGGTGATGGAGCGGGCCATGTACTGGGGCAACGGCATGCGCGGTGCGCACGCCACCGGCGGCACGATCCTGCCCGACACGCTGCCCACACTGGCCTCACCGACAGCACCCCCGCCGCCGAGCCTGACCGGCATCAGCCCGACTCGCGGCAACCCCAGTGGCGGCACGCTGGTGACCATCACCGGCGCGAACCTGGGCCTGACGGCCGACACCACCGTGAGCTTCGGCATCACGGGGACGCCGCGCCAGAACGTGATCGTCAACAACGCCAACTCGATCTCGGTCGTGACGCCGCCCAGCGGGCGCGGCCTTGCCAGCGTCATCATCACCACGAAGGGCGTGCCGCTCGAACTGGTCGGCGCGTTCGAGTTTGCCGATCCGTTCGCTGCGGGCCCGGCCGTGAGCTACGGTGACCTGTACGGGGTGATCGTGTCACTGGCTGCCGCCCGTCCCTTCGACCTGGCCAACTCCTGCCGGGAGCATGGCGGCAACAACCGCTTCATGTTCGAGGTCGTCGCCGAACTGCGCCGCCGGTTCAACACCAACCGGTGGGGCCTGAACTGGAAGCGCGGCAACGTCGGCGATCTGTCGCAGGACATCGTTACGTACTACAGCGGTCCGGAGGGTAGCGCCATGCCGAACAGCACGCAGGTGCGCCTCTACGACATCATTGGAGGACACTGCGGCAACGCGTCGCCGTTCTGGGTGGACCAGACGGCGGCAACGCGCGCCGCCGGAGCAATCGGCCGGTGGACCGTGGCACCGATGTGCAGCGATGCCCGGTACCGGGACGCGAAGTTGAACAACGGCGAGTGGATGTTCCCCGAGTGCAGGTAG
- a CDS encoding IPT/TIG domain-containing protein — translation MLCIAVARTLGLAGFHVPRALSVVSAGSFRLVLHAKISIVRRVPRCRCPGRGAVDIEFRHEVPMFQAVKTATVGVCAAIALCIPASALAAGPELTTWLFAEGSTNGAFGFEQEILIGNPNTTPITVTFELFTQDGEALAPVVRTLEPLSRYGENIRGLVGDRVGIAIRLTSSAPIIAERTMYWGGGLFRGGKSWNQKVNDLRGGHNEHGQQAAAKTWYFAEGEGKFFNTFISVANPNNTPATVTASYRDDAGVEVAQTDVVPANGRRTFWPTAVLSGRLQPGRAGFATIVTSDLDVVAERQMYWGPGAPSGIHGGHAAAGVTTPSATWLFAEGIQGALSTSGDPAFDTFVLFFNQNETPIDVKVEFFGQAGAKLAETTRTIGGLTRDGVWAKELPGLINQAFSIRATSTMPFVAERAVYWRGLTEGTATAGATAAALKWGFAEGLQGGFQMYQDDSDNDKRRFNTFFPIYNPGPVPATVTVYFYTEGGNSGTTKTLVVPAQSRETVWTLLYDELANAKFATFFSSTAPIVVERVVYWGRNNKAGHASMGIPLADDFPLTPAPALRSNPSGLTVSPSRGVPGGGTKVMIEGAGFGNTELGTQVLFGGVPARDFEVENDTLIRAVTPPGATGKVDVTVETRGQTITAPAAFEYFDPWAAVGAPINTFRRNTGYACSGGGRACQIMASFLGNVADMARRQSGDIANSCRAFGGNEKFVEDVIAELRIRTGTNRWGMNIKRGNQGLSEDIVTYYYGPEGSDMRNSTQVFIIDIIANHCNPADRFGGGPFWLDQTQATADAGTIGRWTLGPMCSNARYRNAVNPNTGSLVFPECQ, via the coding sequence ATGCTTTGCATCGCCGTGGCGCGGACGCTTGGGTTGGCCGGATTTCACGTGCCACGAGCGCTATCGGTAGTCAGCGCCGGCAGTTTCCGTTTGGTCCTGCACGCGAAGATTTCTATAGTACGTCGCGTTCCGCGTTGTCGGTGTCCCGGCCGTGGCGCGGTCGATATTGAGTTCCGTCATGAGGTGCCCATGTTTCAAGCCGTGAAAACGGCGACCGTTGGCGTTTGTGCCGCGATCGCCCTCTGTATCCCCGCGTCGGCCCTGGCGGCCGGCCCCGAACTCACCACATGGCTGTTTGCCGAAGGTTCCACCAACGGCGCGTTCGGGTTCGAACAGGAAATCCTGATCGGTAACCCGAATACGACACCGATCACGGTGACCTTCGAGCTGTTCACGCAGGACGGCGAAGCGCTCGCGCCCGTGGTCCGGACGCTCGAGCCGCTATCGCGCTACGGTGAGAACATCCGCGGCCTCGTCGGCGATCGGGTAGGCATCGCGATCCGGCTCACCTCGAGTGCGCCGATCATTGCCGAACGCACGATGTACTGGGGCGGCGGGTTGTTCCGTGGTGGCAAGTCCTGGAACCAGAAGGTCAACGACCTGCGCGGCGGCCACAACGAGCACGGCCAGCAGGCGGCGGCAAAGACGTGGTACTTCGCCGAGGGTGAAGGCAAGTTCTTCAACACCTTCATCTCCGTTGCCAACCCGAACAACACGCCGGCGACCGTCACCGCTTCCTATCGCGACGATGCCGGTGTGGAAGTGGCGCAGACCGACGTCGTGCCGGCCAACGGCCGACGGACGTTTTGGCCGACGGCGGTGCTCTCCGGGCGTCTCCAACCGGGCCGCGCCGGCTTTGCCACCATCGTCACCTCCGATCTCGACGTGGTCGCCGAGCGCCAGATGTATTGGGGGCCGGGAGCGCCGTCCGGCATCCACGGCGGTCATGCAGCGGCAGGCGTGACCACGCCATCGGCCACGTGGCTGTTCGCCGAAGGTATCCAGGGCGCGCTCTCCACCTCAGGCGACCCGGCCTTCGACACGTTCGTGCTGTTCTTCAACCAGAACGAGACGCCCATCGACGTGAAGGTGGAGTTCTTCGGGCAGGCAGGCGCGAAGCTGGCCGAGACCACGCGCACCATCGGCGGCCTTACGCGCGACGGCGTGTGGGCCAAGGAGCTCCCGGGCCTCATCAACCAGGCCTTCTCGATCCGTGCGACATCCACGATGCCGTTCGTGGCCGAGCGGGCCGTGTACTGGCGCGGATTGACCGAGGGCACGGCGACGGCCGGTGCCACCGCAGCGGCGCTCAAGTGGGGCTTTGCCGAAGGTCTGCAGGGCGGCTTCCAGATGTACCAGGACGACAGCGACAACGACAAGCGCCGCTTTAACACGTTCTTCCCGATCTACAACCCCGGCCCGGTGCCGGCAACGGTCACGGTGTACTTCTACACGGAAGGCGGCAACAGCGGCACCACCAAGACGCTCGTGGTGCCGGCGCAGTCGCGCGAGACGGTGTGGACGCTGCTCTACGACGAGCTGGCCAATGCCAAGTTCGCCACCTTCTTCTCCTCGACCGCGCCGATCGTCGTCGAGCGTGTCGTGTACTGGGGCAGGAACAACAAGGCGGGCCACGCGTCGATGGGCATCCCGCTTGCTGACGACTTCCCGCTGACGCCCGCGCCGGCGCTCCGCTCGAACCCGTCGGGCCTGACCGTCTCGCCCAGTCGCGGCGTGCCGGGCGGTGGCACGAAGGTGATGATCGAGGGCGCCGGATTCGGCAACACCGAGCTCGGCACGCAGGTGCTGTTCGGTGGCGTGCCCGCGCGCGACTTCGAGGTCGAGAACGACACGCTGATTCGTGCCGTCACGCCGCCTGGCGCCACCGGCAAGGTCGACGTGACCGTCGAGACTCGCGGCCAAACGATCACCGCGCCAGCCGCTTTCGAGTACTTTGATCCGTGGGCTGCCGTGGGCGCGCCGATCAACACCTTCCGCCGCAATACCGGCTATGCGTGCAGCGGCGGCGGCAGGGCCTGCCAGATCATGGCGTCGTTTCTCGGCAACGTTGCCGACATGGCACGCCGGCAGTCTGGGGATATCGCGAACTCGTGCCGGGCCTTCGGCGGCAACGAGAAGTTCGTGGAGGACGTCATTGCCGAACTGCGCATTCGCACCGGCACCAACCGCTGGGGCATGAACATCAAGCGCGGCAACCAGGGGCTGTCGGAGGACATCGTGACCTACTACTACGGTCCCGAGGGGTCCGACATGCGCAACAGCACGCAGGTGTTCATCATCGACATCATCGCGAACCACTGCAATCCGGCGGACCGCTTCGGCGGAGGCCCGTTCTGGCTCGATCAGACGCAGGCGACGGCCGATGCCGGCACCATCGGGCGCTGGACGCTCGGGCCGATGTGCAGCAACGCGCGCTATCGGAATGCGGTCAATCCCAATACAGGCAGCCTCGTGTTCCCCGAGTGCCAGTAG